In Marinitoga litoralis, the genomic stretch TCATGGATTAGGAGCAGCAGCAGCTATTGAGTTTGTAGGAATGATATTACAAATGAAAGAAGGATTTATTCACGGAATGCCAAATTTAGATAATATAGATGAAGAATTAATTGATTTAAATATTCCAAAAAAGACAGTTGAGTATAAGGCTGAGTATGCTATAAAAAATTCATTTGGCTTTGGTGGTCATAATGTTTCTGTAATATATAGAAGTATATAAGGAGAGGATAATATGAAAATAGGATTAGTGACAGATAATACATGTAATTTACCTTTAGAATTTTTAGAAAAAAATGATATAGGAGTAGCTTCATTATACATTTTAAGAGATGGAAATCATATAAAAGCTGTAGATCTTTGTCCAACTACATTTTACGAAGAATTAAAGGTAGGGTCATATATTCCATTAACTTCACAACCATCGGTAAAAGACTTTGAAGAAGTATATAGAGAGATGCTAAAAAAATATGATTATTTAATAACAGTGACAATTTCTGAAAAGTTGAGCGGTACATTAAATTCAGCCAGATTGGCTTCAACAATGGTGGATGAAAAAAGAATATTTGTTGTTGATTCAAAATTAACAAGTTTTGGATTAGGTTTTTTATTATTAGAATTAAAAGAGAGAATTGAAAGTAATAATTACTCATTAGAACAATTAATAGAATATGCAAAAAACTTTTATAATACCATAAAAATTATATTTACCGTAACTAATTTAGATTATTTATATAAAGGTGGAAGAATTGGGAAAGCAAAAGCTTTGATGGGTGGATTATTAAATATGAAACCATTACTATCTTTAGTGGATGGTGAAATAATTCCAGTAAAAAGCGTTAGAGGATATAATAAAATGATAAAAGAATTAGTAAATTTTTCTTTAGAAAGAATAGATACTTTGAAATTAAAAAGGACAGCAATTATTCATACAGGTAACTTAAAGTATGGAACAATGATAATAGATGAATTAAATAATAGAGGAATTAAAGAAGATACATATGCATTATTAGATCCAGTTATAGGTACACATTTAGGACCTGATGCTATAGGAGTGATTACTCAATGGGAATAGAAGGAATGAATATAGATGAAATAATGAAAATATTACCTCACAGATATCCATTCTTGCTAGTAGATGGCGTATTAGAAATTCAAGAAAAAAAAATTATTGCATATAAAAATGTTAGTATAAATGACCCTTATTTTCAAGGTCATTTTCCCGATTATCCAATTATGCCAGGTGTATTAATAATTGAAGGATTAGCACAAACTGCTGGAATTCTTTTAATGAAAGACTTAAAAAAAGATTCAATTCCATTATTTTTGGGAATAGATAAAG encodes the following:
- a CDS encoding DegV family protein — protein: MKIGLVTDNTCNLPLEFLEKNDIGVASLYILRDGNHIKAVDLCPTTFYEELKVGSYIPLTSQPSVKDFEEVYREMLKKYDYLITVTISEKLSGTLNSARLASTMVDEKRIFVVDSKLTSFGLGFLLLELKERIESNNYSLEQLIEYAKNFYNTIKIIFTVTNLDYLYKGGRIGKAKALMGGLLNMKPLLSLVDGEIIPVKSVRGYNKMIKELVNFSLERIDTLKLKRTAIIHTGNLKYGTMIIDELNNRGIKEDTYALLDPVIGTHLGPDAIGVITQWE
- the fabZ gene encoding 3-hydroxyacyl-ACP dehydratase FabZ; amino-acid sequence: MNIDEIMKILPHRYPFLLVDGVLEIQEKKIIAYKNVSINDPYFQGHFPDYPIMPGVLIIEGLAQTAGILLMKDLKKDSIPLFLGIDKARFKKEVRPGDTLIYDIELLQEKMGMYKVKGIAKVESKVVASAELMVGIKRG